In one Mustela lutreola isolate mMusLut2 chromosome 8, mMusLut2.pri, whole genome shotgun sequence genomic region, the following are encoded:
- the TSPAN8 gene encoding tetraspanin-8, whose translation MAGVSGCIKYSMFIFNFLFWLCGILILGAAIWIRVNKDGEEILNPGNSVTSPYISVNILIAVGSIVMILGFLGCCGAVRESRCLLLLFFIGLLLILLLQVAAGVLGATFRSDSERILNETFYENVKLLSETDKEAQAFQEALATFQEKYKCCGLVNGAADWGKNFQQNFKSCECTSSTDSCVVYEGKNVYKQPCISFIKETVAKHFLIVIGIAFGLVFIEVLGLVFSMVLYCQIGSK comes from the exons ATGGCAGGTGTGAGTGGCTGTATAAAATATTCTATGTTTATCTTCAACTTCTTGTTCtgg ctATGTGGCATCTTGATCCTGGGAGCGGCAATTTGGATACGAGTTAACAAAGATGGTGAAGag attctcAACCCTGGGAATTCTGTTACTAGCCCCTATATTTCTGTGAACATCTTAATCGCTGTGGGGTCTATCGTCATGATTCTGGGTTTCCTGGGATGCTGTGGTGCTGTGAGAGAAAGCCGCTGCTTGCTTCTTTTG ttcttcataGGCTTACTTCTGATCCTGCTCCTGCAGGTGGCAGCAGGTGTCCTGGGAGCTACCTTCAGAtctgat TCCGAGCGCATTCTGAATGAGACTTTCTATGAAAATGTAAAGCTTTTAAGTGAAACAGACAAGGAGGCACAAGCATTCCAGGAAGCCCTGGCTACATTTCAAGAAAAG TATAAATGCTGTGGTTTGGTCAATGGAGCTGCTGACTGGGGAAAgaattttcaacaaaattttaagtCATGTGAATGTACAAGTTCGACAGATTCTTGTGTGGTATATGAAGGCAAAAATGTTTACAAACAG ccaTGCATTTCTTTCATAAAAGAAACAGTTGCAAAACATTTTCTCATAGTTATTGGAATAGCATTTGGACTGgtgtttattgag gTACTTGGTCTTGTATTTTCTATGGTCCTGTACTGCCAGATTGGGAGCAAGTGA